One Penaeus vannamei isolate JL-2024 chromosome 38, ASM4276789v1, whole genome shotgun sequence genomic window, TCTCCTCTTCCCAATTTACTCCAAATTCCCTCTTCCACTTAAGTGAATGTCCACGTTAACAAGTCGTAAGTGAAATTGCTCGAGACCCATATCCTTTGTCTATCCTTCAGTTGGTTTTGAGTACTATATGTACTTTGTGATATTAGTTTACAAATGCTTGAGTTGTTTGTTACTTCCCAGGTTTTCACAGTCCCCCTTGACCCCGTGAGTTTAGCTCCACAGTCTTTAGTGAGTTGAGCATTTGCATGGCGAAGTTCCTCGACCTCTCTCTGCATCCTCTCCTCGCCGAAGGCCTTGACTTTCTCCTCGAAAATTTCCCTGAAGAACTTGTACAGAATGACATCCTGCCTGTTCAGCTGCCGGAGCCTCTCCTTCTGCGCCTCCGAGAGCTTGGCCCTATAAGTGGGCTTCCGAATCTTGGCCTTGAGGTAAACGACGTCCTCGGTGTTCCAGCACATGAGGTGCTTCAGGAGGACCAGCGACTCGTCGAACCTCTCAGCAACCATCACCAAGTCGAAGGTCTCATTGAGCCATCTCGCCTTGCTAAGTACTTCACCTTCTGGTACGTCATCGCGAGGGTCCTTGACTCCAAAATAATTGGCAATCAAATTGAATTTCTGTTTATGCCTTGGTGTATGGTTAGACGCTATAAGGAAGGTCGTAAGATCCAAATGAAATCTCTGGAAAAGAGAACTTGTCCATTTAGTTTATTAATCCAGGTATAACTGTTTATGTATAAATGACAGTAAGAACACCTGCCTAATGTATCTAATGATCATTTCCTTACTGACCTTTTCATAATTTCCGTAATACCACATGGACTCAAAACGAGACGCTGG contains:
- the LOC113801982 gene encoding galactosylceramide sulfotransferase isoform X1 — protein: MVTNHVLSQGTGDPPHVFAVYPGFLLRRKTTMRWTFKSLALLGTVTLLFFNAAPFPKTRLVQENSANNSRMMQSMSYEPARILEGPLESCVPQNSVYFLKTPKCASSTISQIFIAYGVKHGLTFALPVHYTLVPISPRILPPEYNASPDGRHNMVVSHIQFSKEGAEQVLKVSAKYVATVRKPASRFESMWYYGNYEKRFHLDLTTFLIASNHTPRHKQKFNLIANYFGVKDPRDDVPEGEVLSKARWLNETFDLVMVAERFDESLVLLKHLMCWNTEDVVYLKAKIRKPTYRAKLSEAQKERLRQLNRQDVILYKFFREIFEEKVKAFGEERMQREVEELRHANAQLTKDCGAKLTGSRGTVKTWEVTNNSSICKLISQSTYSTQNQLKDRQRIWVSSNFTYDLLTWTFT
- the LOC113801982 gene encoding galactosylceramide sulfotransferase isoform X2: MVTNHVLSQGTGDPPHVFAVYPGFLLRRKTTMRWTFKSLALLGTVTLLFFNAAPFPKTRLVQENRYGVKHGLTFALPVHYTLVPISPRILPPEYNASPDGRHNMVVSHIQFSKEGAEQVLKVSAKYVATVRKPASRFESMWYYGNYEKRFHLDLTTFLIASNHTPRHKQKFNLIANYFGVKDPRDDVPEGEVLSKARWLNETFDLVMVAERFDESLVLLKHLMCWNTEDVVYLKAKIRKPTYRAKLSEAQKERLRQLNRQDVILYKFFREIFEEKVKAFGEERMQREVEELRHANAQLTKDCGAKLTGSRGTVKTWEVTNNSSICKLISQSTYSTQNQLKDRQRIWVSSNFTYDLLTWTFT